The Carassius gibelio isolate Cgi1373 ecotype wild population from Czech Republic chromosome A24, carGib1.2-hapl.c, whole genome shotgun sequence genome window below encodes:
- the LOC127945848 gene encoding putative RNA-binding protein Luc7-like 1 isoform X3: MCILCCVLTGDETRQRVKFTDERVCKSHLLNCCPHDILSGTRMDLGECSKIHDLALRADYEIASKERDLFFELDAVDHLESFIADCDRRTELAKKRLAETQEEISAEVAAKAEKVHELNEEIGKLLAKAEQLGAEGNVDEAQTVLQEVERVRAKKKDAEEEYRNSMPASSFQQQKLRVCEVCSAYLGLHDNDRRLADHFGGKLHLGFIQIREKLEQLKKTVQDKQERRNQERLKRREEREREEKMKKQTKSRSRERKRSRSRDHDRERRRRRSHSASREKRRSRSASREKRRSSSRSKERDRRRRHRSRSRSRSRHSREHSHKSSRDRDRERDSKRSSSERRSDGMNGRTESRRHDDREAGEI, translated from the exons ATGTGTATTCTGTGCTGTGTCCTTACAGGAGATGAGACGAGACAGAGGGTTAAATTCACAGACGAGCGCGTCTGCAAATCGCACCTGCTCAACTGCTGCCCGCATGACATCCTCTCTGGAACG CGCATGGACCTCGGCGAATGCTCTAAGATACATGACCTGGCGCTGAGAGCAGACTACGAGATCGCGTCTAAAGAGAGAGACCTGTTCTTCGAACTAGAT GCGGTGGATCACCTGGAGTCGTTTATTGCCGACTGTGACCGCAGGACTGAGTTGGCCAAGAAGCGTCTGGCTGAGACACAGGAAGAGATCAGCGCCGAGGTGGCCGCAAAG GCAGAAAAGGTTCATGAGTTGAACGAGGAGATCGGAAAGCTGCTGGCGAAGGCTGAACAGCTCGGCGCTGAGGGAAATGTGGATGAAGCCCAGACAGTTCTTCAGGAGGTTGAGAGAGTCCGAGCTAAGAAGAAGGATGCTGAG GAAGAGTACAGGAACTCAATGCCCGCCTCCAGTTTCCAGCAGCAGAAGTTGCGCGTCTGTGAGGTTTGCTCCGCTTACCTAGGTCTTCATGACAATGACCGGCGTCTCGCTGACCACTTTGGTGGCAAACTGCACCTGGGCTTCATTCAGATCAGAGAGAAGCTGGAACAGCTGAAG AAAACGGTGCAGGACAAACAGGAGAGGAGAAACCAGGAGCGACTGAAGCGGAGGGAAGAGcgggagagagaggagaaaatgaAAAAGCA GACAAAGTCACGTAGCAGAGAACGCAAGAG ATCACGTTCTCGTGACCACGATCGAGAGCGCAGACGCCGTCGTTCCCACTCTGCATCGCGAGAGAAGCGTCGTTCCCGCTCTGCATCGAGGGAGAAACGTCGTTCCAGCTCTCGCTCCAAAGAGCGCGACAGACGCCGACGACACCGATCCAGATCCCGATCCCGCTCGCGGCACAGCCGAGAACACTCACACAA atctTCTCGGGACCGTGATCGTGAGAGGGACAGCAAGCGCAGTTCCTCCGAGCGGAGATCAGACGGGATGAATGGGAGGACGGAGTCTCGCCGTCATGATGACAGAGAGGCTGGAGAGATCTGA
- the LOC127945848 gene encoding putative RNA-binding protein Luc7-like 1 isoform X2 has protein sequence MSAQAQMRALLDQLMGTSRDGDETRQRVKFTDERVCKSHLLNCCPHDILSGTRMDLGECSKIHDLALRADYEIASKERDLFFELDAVDHLESFIADCDRRTELAKKRLAETQEEISAEVAAKAEKVHELNEEIGKLLAKAEQLGAEGNVDEAQTVLQEVERVRAKKKDAEEEYRNSMPASSFQQQKLRVCEVCSAYLGLHDNDRRLADHFGGKLHLGFIQIREKLEQLKKTVQDKQERRNQERLKRREEREREEKMKKQTKSRSRERKRSRSRDHDRERRRRRSHSASREKRRSRSASREKRRSSSRSKERDRRRRHRSRSRSRSRHSREHSHKSSRDRDRERDSKRSSSERRSDGMNGRTESRRHDDREAGEI, from the exons ATGTCGGCCCAGGCTCAGATGAGAGCTTTGCTGGATCAGCTGATGGGAACGTCGAGGGATG GAGATGAGACGAGACAGAGGGTTAAATTCACAGACGAGCGCGTCTGCAAATCGCACCTGCTCAACTGCTGCCCGCATGACATCCTCTCTGGAACG CGCATGGACCTCGGCGAATGCTCTAAGATACATGACCTGGCGCTGAGAGCAGACTACGAGATCGCGTCTAAAGAGAGAGACCTGTTCTTCGAACTAGAT GCGGTGGATCACCTGGAGTCGTTTATTGCCGACTGTGACCGCAGGACTGAGTTGGCCAAGAAGCGTCTGGCTGAGACACAGGAAGAGATCAGCGCCGAGGTGGCCGCAAAG GCAGAAAAGGTTCATGAGTTGAACGAGGAGATCGGAAAGCTGCTGGCGAAGGCTGAACAGCTCGGCGCTGAGGGAAATGTGGATGAAGCCCAGACAGTTCTTCAGGAGGTTGAGAGAGTCCGAGCTAAGAAGAAGGATGCTGAG GAAGAGTACAGGAACTCAATGCCCGCCTCCAGTTTCCAGCAGCAGAAGTTGCGCGTCTGTGAGGTTTGCTCCGCTTACCTAGGTCTTCATGACAATGACCGGCGTCTCGCTGACCACTTTGGTGGCAAACTGCACCTGGGCTTCATTCAGATCAGAGAGAAGCTGGAACAGCTGAAG AAAACGGTGCAGGACAAACAGGAGAGGAGAAACCAGGAGCGACTGAAGCGGAGGGAAGAGcgggagagagaggagaaaatgaAAAAGCA GACAAAGTCACGTAGCAGAGAACGCAAGAG ATCACGTTCTCGTGACCACGATCGAGAGCGCAGACGCCGTCGTTCCCACTCTGCATCGCGAGAGAAGCGTCGTTCCCGCTCTGCATCGAGGGAGAAACGTCGTTCCAGCTCTCGCTCCAAAGAGCGCGACAGACGCCGACGACACCGATCCAGATCCCGATCCCGCTCGCGGCACAGCCGAGAACACTCACACAA atctTCTCGGGACCGTGATCGTGAGAGGGACAGCAAGCGCAGTTCCTCCGAGCGGAGATCAGACGGGATGAATGGGAGGACGGAGTCTCGCCGTCATGATGACAGAGAGGCTGGAGAGATCTGA
- the LOC127945848 gene encoding putative RNA-binding protein Luc7-like 1 isoform X1, producing MVQCMFASLHLQGSCRKASCSSSRDETRQRVKFTDERVCKSHLLNCCPHDILSGTRMDLGECSKIHDLALRADYEIASKERDLFFELDAVDHLESFIADCDRRTELAKKRLAETQEEISAEVAAKAEKVHELNEEIGKLLAKAEQLGAEGNVDEAQTVLQEVERVRAKKKDAEEEYRNSMPASSFQQQKLRVCEVCSAYLGLHDNDRRLADHFGGKLHLGFIQIREKLEQLKKTVQDKQERRNQERLKRREEREREEKMKKQTKSRSRERKRSRSRDHDRERRRRRSHSASREKRRSRSASREKRRSSSRSKERDRRRRHRSRSRSRSRHSREHSHKSSRDRDRERDSKRSSSERRSDGMNGRTESRRHDDREAGEI from the exons ATG GTTCAGTGTATGTTTGCCAGCCTACATCTGCAAGGGAGTTGCAGAAAAGCCTCATGTTCATCGAGCC GAGATGAGACGAGACAGAGGGTTAAATTCACAGACGAGCGCGTCTGCAAATCGCACCTGCTCAACTGCTGCCCGCATGACATCCTCTCTGGAACG CGCATGGACCTCGGCGAATGCTCTAAGATACATGACCTGGCGCTGAGAGCAGACTACGAGATCGCGTCTAAAGAGAGAGACCTGTTCTTCGAACTAGAT GCGGTGGATCACCTGGAGTCGTTTATTGCCGACTGTGACCGCAGGACTGAGTTGGCCAAGAAGCGTCTGGCTGAGACACAGGAAGAGATCAGCGCCGAGGTGGCCGCAAAG GCAGAAAAGGTTCATGAGTTGAACGAGGAGATCGGAAAGCTGCTGGCGAAGGCTGAACAGCTCGGCGCTGAGGGAAATGTGGATGAAGCCCAGACAGTTCTTCAGGAGGTTGAGAGAGTCCGAGCTAAGAAGAAGGATGCTGAG GAAGAGTACAGGAACTCAATGCCCGCCTCCAGTTTCCAGCAGCAGAAGTTGCGCGTCTGTGAGGTTTGCTCCGCTTACCTAGGTCTTCATGACAATGACCGGCGTCTCGCTGACCACTTTGGTGGCAAACTGCACCTGGGCTTCATTCAGATCAGAGAGAAGCTGGAACAGCTGAAG AAAACGGTGCAGGACAAACAGGAGAGGAGAAACCAGGAGCGACTGAAGCGGAGGGAAGAGcgggagagagaggagaaaatgaAAAAGCA GACAAAGTCACGTAGCAGAGAACGCAAGAG ATCACGTTCTCGTGACCACGATCGAGAGCGCAGACGCCGTCGTTCCCACTCTGCATCGCGAGAGAAGCGTCGTTCCCGCTCTGCATCGAGGGAGAAACGTCGTTCCAGCTCTCGCTCCAAAGAGCGCGACAGACGCCGACGACACCGATCCAGATCCCGATCCCGCTCGCGGCACAGCCGAGAACACTCACACAA atctTCTCGGGACCGTGATCGTGAGAGGGACAGCAAGCGCAGTTCCTCCGAGCGGAGATCAGACGGGATGAATGGGAGGACGGAGTCTCGCCGTCATGATGACAGAGAGGCTGGAGAGATCTGA
- the LOC127945848 gene encoding putative RNA-binding protein Luc7-like 1 isoform X4: MDLGECSKIHDLALRADYEIASKERDLFFELDAVDHLESFIADCDRRTELAKKRLAETQEEISAEVAAKAEKVHELNEEIGKLLAKAEQLGAEGNVDEAQTVLQEVERVRAKKKDAEEEYRNSMPASSFQQQKLRVCEVCSAYLGLHDNDRRLADHFGGKLHLGFIQIREKLEQLKKTVQDKQERRNQERLKRREEREREEKMKKQTKSRSRERKRSRSRDHDRERRRRRSHSASREKRRSRSASREKRRSSSRSKERDRRRRHRSRSRSRSRHSREHSHKSSRDRDRERDSKRSSSERRSDGMNGRTESRRHDDREAGEI, from the exons ATGGACCTCGGCGAATGCTCTAAGATACATGACCTGGCGCTGAGAGCAGACTACGAGATCGCGTCTAAAGAGAGAGACCTGTTCTTCGAACTAGAT GCGGTGGATCACCTGGAGTCGTTTATTGCCGACTGTGACCGCAGGACTGAGTTGGCCAAGAAGCGTCTGGCTGAGACACAGGAAGAGATCAGCGCCGAGGTGGCCGCAAAG GCAGAAAAGGTTCATGAGTTGAACGAGGAGATCGGAAAGCTGCTGGCGAAGGCTGAACAGCTCGGCGCTGAGGGAAATGTGGATGAAGCCCAGACAGTTCTTCAGGAGGTTGAGAGAGTCCGAGCTAAGAAGAAGGATGCTGAG GAAGAGTACAGGAACTCAATGCCCGCCTCCAGTTTCCAGCAGCAGAAGTTGCGCGTCTGTGAGGTTTGCTCCGCTTACCTAGGTCTTCATGACAATGACCGGCGTCTCGCTGACCACTTTGGTGGCAAACTGCACCTGGGCTTCATTCAGATCAGAGAGAAGCTGGAACAGCTGAAG AAAACGGTGCAGGACAAACAGGAGAGGAGAAACCAGGAGCGACTGAAGCGGAGGGAAGAGcgggagagagaggagaaaatgaAAAAGCA GACAAAGTCACGTAGCAGAGAACGCAAGAG ATCACGTTCTCGTGACCACGATCGAGAGCGCAGACGCCGTCGTTCCCACTCTGCATCGCGAGAGAAGCGTCGTTCCCGCTCTGCATCGAGGGAGAAACGTCGTTCCAGCTCTCGCTCCAAAGAGCGCGACAGACGCCGACGACACCGATCCAGATCCCGATCCCGCTCGCGGCACAGCCGAGAACACTCACACAA atctTCTCGGGACCGTGATCGTGAGAGGGACAGCAAGCGCAGTTCCTCCGAGCGGAGATCAGACGGGATGAATGGGAGGACGGAGTCTCGCCGTCATGATGACAGAGAGGCTGGAGAGATCTGA